A single Arcobacter sp. FWKO B DNA region contains:
- the fliE gene encoding flagellar hook-basal body complex protein FliE codes for MMKIDGISNSFGLGNIAGVTQAQPKSGESFASMLKQSLNEVNHTQVEGYEAMSGIATGRVKNLQEAVQKIEEAELSLKLALEVKNKAINAYREVMKMQI; via the coding sequence ATGATGAAAATTGATGGTATATCTAATTCGTTTGGTTTGGGAAATATAGCTGGTGTAACTCAGGCACAGCCAAAAAGTGGTGAATCTTTTGCTAGTATGTTGAAACAAAGTTTAAATGAAGTAAACCATACTCAAGTAGAAGGTTATGAAGCTATGAGTGGGATTGCTACTGGAAGAGTAAAAAATCTTCAAGAAGCGGTGCAAAAAATTGAAGAGGCTGAATTAAGTCTTAAACTAGCACTTGAAGTAAAAAATAAAGCTATAAATGCTTATAGAGAAGTTATGAAAATGCAAATATAA
- a CDS encoding P-loop NTPase, giving the protein MFNKISAQAQKLVNLANKSTDNIKTNTKLVTITSGKGGVGKSTFTANISYILGSLGYKVAVLDADIGLANMQVLYNIKPEITFFDYIDGKVDNVKDIFVQTPYENITLIAGKSGYEYSSKATSFVFTRIVNDILKLDEFDILLIDTGAGLNEYVKEFLDISPNVLAVTTTDPSALTDVYALMKMISSYKDSLLIAFNHTKSYQTGQAITESIKNLAQKNRLNSNFMLKYLGSVSMSQNIATTGRLRKLFAKEFDGDQTTLELRLIVDNLLNNMKV; this is encoded by the coding sequence ATGTTTAATAAGATTTCAGCCCAAGCACAAAAGCTTGTAAATCTTGCTAATAAAAGTACTGATAATATAAAAACAAACACTAAACTAGTTACTATTACTTCTGGAAAAGGTGGAGTTGGTAAATCAACATTTACAGCTAATATTTCATATATTTTGGGTAGTTTAGGATATAAAGTTGCTGTGCTTGATGCTGATATTGGACTTGCTAATATGCAAGTTTTATATAATATAAAGCCTGAAATAACTTTTTTTGATTATATTGATGGAAAAGTTGATAATGTAAAAGATATTTTTGTACAAACACCTTATGAGAATATAACACTAATTGCTGGTAAAAGTGGCTATGAGTATTCATCTAAAGCAACTAGTTTTGTATTTACAAGAATTGTAAATGATATTTTAAAACTTGATGAGTTTGATATCCTTCTTATAGATACAGGAGCTGGGCTTAATGAATATGTAAAAGAGTTTTTAGATATTAGTCCAAATGTACTTGCTGTAACAACGACAGATCCAAGTGCTTTAACAGATGTTTATGCATTGATGAAAATGATAAGTTCATATAAAGATTCATTATTAATAGCTTTTAATCATACAAAAAGTTATCAAACTGGTCAAGCTATAACAGAATCGATAAAAAATCTTGCACAAAAAAATAGACTTAACAGTAATTTTATGTTAAAATATCTAGGAAGCGTTTCAATGTCGCAAAATATTGCAACAACTGGTAGATTGAGAAAACTGTTTGCAAAGGAGTTTGATGGTGATCAAACAACTTTGGAACTTAGGCTGATTGTAGATAATTTATTAAACAATATGAAGGTATAG
- the flhF gene encoding flagellar biosynthesis protein FlhF — protein MNMLSFLGETPTIALRNAQKECGEDAIVISTKKIADKKTSGKNMYEVVVALEEEYEKHQKIPKQKIVKTTKSEDIIHTEFIAQFYDFKAEILKMQETILNVQKSLWSPKSQLFDLTIPIEFVDIYNLFEQNEFDTEMTYTILKKTIQQLPPALKSNPAKIKDFFKLILRRIIPIKHEVPLRKNQRKIVMFVGPTGVGKTTTIAKLAARCAYKLDIDYKVGIITLDSFRVGAIEQLRAYTTIMRLPLEVVKKPEELLEAIIRLKDCNYIFIDTAGSSQYDFDKIELINEYQTKLEEMIIEKILVLPANIKQSDLQDIYRNYSRVGINYLTFTKLDETKSFGNIISFAHKTKKSVTYFSVGQNVPDDLIVADSNYLIDCFMNQSIPKR, from the coding sequence ATGAATATGCTCTCATTTTTGGGTGAAACTCCAACAATAGCTCTAAGAAATGCACAAAAAGAGTGTGGTGAAGATGCAATAGTAATATCTACAAAAAAAATTGCTGATAAAAAAACTAGTGGTAAAAATATGTATGAGGTAGTTGTGGCTTTGGAAGAAGAGTATGAAAAGCACCAAAAAATACCTAAACAAAAAATAGTAAAAACAACAAAAAGTGAGGATATTATCCATACTGAATTTATAGCACAGTTTTATGACTTTAAAGCAGAAATTTTAAAAATGCAAGAGACTATTTTAAATGTACAAAAATCTCTTTGGAGCCCAAAAAGTCAACTTTTTGATCTTACTATTCCGATAGAGTTTGTGGATATTTATAATTTATTTGAACAAAATGAATTTGATACAGAGATGACTTATACAATCTTGAAAAAAACTATACAACAACTTCCCCCTGCACTAAAATCAAATCCTGCTAAGATAAAGGATTTTTTCAAGTTAATTTTAAGAAGAATAATACCTATAAAACATGAGGTACCTTTAAGAAAAAATCAAAGAAAGATAGTTATGTTTGTAGGTCCCACAGGTGTAGGAAAAACAACAACTATAGCAAAACTTGCTGCTAGATGTGCATATAAACTTGATATTGATTATAAAGTAGGGATTATTACATTAGATTCTTTTAGAGTAGGTGCAATTGAGCAATTAAGAGCGTATACAACAATTATGAGGCTTCCTTTAGAAGTGGTCAAAAAACCTGAAGAATTATTAGAAGCTATCATAAGATTAAAAGATTGTAACTATATTTTTATTGATACAGCTGGAAGCAGTCAATATGATTTTGATAAGATAGAGCTTATTAATGAGTATCAAACGAAGCTAGAAGAGATGATTATTGAAAAAATACTAGTTCTTCCAGCAAATATAAAACAAAGTGATTTGCAAGATATTTATAGAAATTATTCAAGAGTTGGGATAAATTATCTAACTTTTACAAAACTTGATGAAACAAAAAGTTTTGGTAATATTATCTCTTTTGCACACAAAACTAAAAAATCTGTTACATATTTTAGTGTTGGACAAAATGTCCCAGATGATTTGATAGTTGCTGATTCAAATTATTTGATAGATTGTTTTATGAATCAGTCAATCCCTAAGAGGTAA
- a CDS encoding rod-binding protein has protein sequence MEILNSVNVINKIDLPTSEEALKLKQACDEFESFFTQQLLDISLQSSTLGGEGAGSDIIKGMYTEAMSKSTGGNLGISDMLFRFLAENNKI, from the coding sequence ATGGAAATTTTAAACAGTGTTAATGTAATAAATAAAATTGATCTACCTACAAGTGAAGAGGCTTTGAAGCTAAAACAAGCTTGTGATGAGTTTGAGTCTTTTTTTACTCAACAATTACTTGATATATCTTTGCAGTCAAGTACTTTAGGTGGAGAAGGTGCAGGAAGTGATATAATCAAAGGGATGTATACTGAAGCTATGTCCAAATCAACTGGTGGTAATTTGGGAATTAGTGATATGTTATTTAGATTTTTGGCAGAAAATAACAAAATCTAG
- a CDS encoding OmpA/MotB family protein, translated as MAKGKCPDCPKCLPGWLVQFGDLMSLLLVFFILLLSMAVMDKKKVEEYFTIMKKAMGFMDKTTSVDKQSEELSEGERSEKDPDESTSKDMEELTEEMEVVVQEFNQTSQQETEKVEMVKSQNEFILDVPTTLLFRDDEYELTSTEARAFVAKVARVVRTMPNTFNIEIIGHTDRSRYRSDQLPRDNWDISALRSISVVKELIKNRIDPAQLKVAAHASYKPKSDVASENRRVEMRFFSDRDQNDIFAKESFFDRLE; from the coding sequence ATGGCAAAAGGAAAATGTCCAGATTGTCCTAAATGTTTGCCAGGATGGTTAGTGCAATTTGGTGATTTGATGTCCCTTTTACTTGTATTTTTTATATTGCTTTTATCTATGGCTGTAATGGATAAGAAAAAAGTTGAAGAGTATTTTACTATAATGAAAAAAGCAATGGGTTTTATGGACAAAACCACAAGCGTTGATAAGCAGTCAGAAGAACTAAGTGAGGGTGAAAGAAGTGAAAAAGATCCAGATGAATCAACTTCAAAGGATATGGAAGAGCTAACTGAAGAGATGGAAGTAGTTGTTCAAGAGTTTAATCAAACCTCACAACAAGAAACAGAAAAAGTTGAGATGGTAAAAAGCCAAAATGAGTTTATTTTGGATGTTCCTACTACATTGTTGTTTCGTGATGATGAATATGAACTTACATCTACTGAGGCAAGAGCTTTTGTTGCTAAAGTTGCAAGAGTCGTAAGAACAATGCCTAATACTTTTAATATAGAAATCATAGGGCATACTGATAGAAGTAGATATAGAAGTGATCAATTACCAAGAGATAATTGGGATATATCAGCTTTGAGATCAATTTCAGTTGTAAAGGAACTTATTAAAAATAGGATAGACCCAGCACAGCTAAAAGTAGCAGCACACGCATCATATAAACCAAAAAGTGATGTAGCTAGTGAAAATAGAAGGGTTGAGATGAGATTCTTTTCAGATAGGGATCAAAATGATATATTTGCAAAAGAGAGCTTTTTTGATAGATTGGAGTAA
- a CDS encoding motility protein A — MDKTTLIGAVGGWVIIAFAIVLGGAGFGAYIDIPSVFIVFGGTTLVIVGHFESSDLKRMSKALKVAMNEVKTEPVPELIEKIIYYATEIKKHGVMSIEQKVLAETNPFFKEAFQLLVDGTKPDLLQPLLETKLEHMDKRHSVIHQMMGNIGGVAGSMGMAGTLIGLVAMLANLSDPAAVGPAMAVALITTLYGALIGTLFAGIFENKLVQKHKVEVNACEIIIQGATMIAAEESIGNIKMKLNAILVPEAA; from the coding sequence ATGGATAAAACAACACTCATAGGTGCCGTAGGTGGATGGGTTATTATTGCCTTTGCTATTGTTCTTGGTGGTGCTGGATTTGGTGCTTATATAGATATACCTTCAGTTTTTATAGTTTTTGGTGGAACAACTCTTGTAATAGTTGGTCATTTTGAAAGTAGTGATTTAAAAAGGATGTCAAAAGCTTTAAAAGTAGCTATGAATGAAGTAAAAACAGAGCCAGTACCTGAGCTTATTGAAAAAATCATTTATTATGCAACTGAGATAAAAAAACATGGTGTTATGAGTATAGAACAAAAAGTTCTAGCGGAAACAAATCCATTTTTTAAAGAGGCTTTTCAGCTTTTGGTTGATGGAACAAAGCCAGATTTACTTCAGCCTTTGCTTGAAACCAAGCTTGAGCATATGGATAAAAGGCATAGCGTCATACATCAAATGATGGGAAATATTGGTGGAGTAGCTGGGTCTATGGGGATGGCTGGTACACTTATAGGGCTTGTTGCAATGCTAGCAAACTTAAGTGACCCTGCTGCGGTTGGTCCAGCAATGGCAGTTGCACTTATTACAACACTATATGGTGCATTGATAGGGACACTTTTTGCAGGTATTTTTGAAAATAAACTTGTGCAAAAACACAAAGTTGAAGTAAATGCATGTGAGATTATTATACAAGGTGCTACAATGATAGCAGCAGAAGAATCAATAGGTAATATTAAAATGAAACTTAATGCTATTTTGGTACCTGAGGCTGCTTAA
- a CDS encoding FliM/FliN family flagellar motor switch protein — protein MASDLTNILKSELSNTIEQLLSKKATIKSINKFDISEFSESQAVLIGAKLEFQNISSSWTFIIPTSSGVKFEYLMLGGMGDLKENLDDEISDAIKEIISNVCGSMSTSINAQGFDDLGKVKTEVTTVSIVEANELKTFQNSYKFTLDLEGDELFIVISFDDIIKPYISSITGEVPPAQSDTSTATKTSENGKSTAVGIASHTNGNSDISSILNEHSITNLKLLFDIKLKLSVRLGTKVLLLKDILRWDVGEIIELEQMVNEPLDILVNGVKVGEGEAVVVEGKFGLKVRYIGDAKNRLKKLGLV, from the coding sequence TTGGCATCTGATTTAACAAATATATTAAAAAGTGAGCTTTCTAATACAATTGAACAACTTTTATCAAAAAAAGCGACTATAAAGAGTATAAATAAATTTGATATTTCAGAATTTAGTGAATCACAAGCTGTATTAATAGGGGCTAAATTAGAATTTCAAAATATTTCTTCTTCTTGGACATTTATAATTCCTACAAGTAGTGGTGTTAAGTTTGAATACCTTATGCTTGGTGGTATGGGTGATTTAAAAGAAAATTTAGATGATGAAATAAGTGATGCAATAAAAGAGATTATATCAAATGTTTGTGGTAGTATGTCTACATCTATAAATGCACAAGGTTTTGATGATCTTGGTAAGGTAAAAACAGAAGTTACTACGGTTTCTATTGTAGAAGCAAATGAGCTAAAAACATTTCAAAATAGTTATAAATTTACACTTGATTTAGAAGGGGATGAGTTATTTATAGTTATCTCCTTTGATGATATAATAAAGCCTTATATAAGCTCAATAACAGGGGAAGTACCACCAGCACAAAGTGATACATCAACAGCAACAAAAACATCTGAAAATGGAAAATCTACAGCAGTAGGTATAGCATCACATACAAATGGCAATAGTGATATATCTTCAATACTTAATGAGCACTCTATTACTAATCTAAAATTATTATTTGATATTAAATTAAAACTTAGTGTAAGGCTTGGAACAAAAGTACTACTTCTAAAAGATATCTTAAGATGGGATGTTGGTGAGATTATAGAACTTGAACAGATGGTAAATGAGCCACTTGATATACTTGTAAATGGAGTAAAAGTTGGTGAGGGTGAGGCTGTAGTAGTTGAGGGTAAATTTGGACTAAAAGTGAGATATATTGGTGATGCTAAAAATAGACTCAAAAAGTTAGGTTTGGTATAG
- a CDS encoding flagellin → MELGRIAEIDNAKMNNIQKVQKVNETDEKQKVDPNEQHKKVLPKDTEPNEVILDNVSFGFNKETKDFFVKVKKGNIEYKYPTDDMMKLKASLSEALESKQVK, encoded by the coding sequence ATGGAATTAGGTAGAATTGCAGAGATTGATAATGCAAAAATGAATAACATTCAAAAAGTTCAAAAAGTTAATGAAACTGATGAGAAGCAAAAAGTAGATCCAAACGAACAGCATAAAAAAGTTCTTCCAAAAGATACTGAACCTAATGAAGTGATACTAGATAATGTTAGTTTTGGATTTAATAAAGAGACAAAAGATTTTTTTGTTAAAGTGAAAAAAGGGAATATTGAATACAAATATCCAACTGATGATATGATGAAACTAAAGGCTAGTTTGAGTGAAGCTTTAGAATCAAAACAAGTAAAGTAA
- a CDS encoding tetratricopeptide repeat protein, translating into MAKYLIYFLFSITLFANTNSVLGSQPDIIFDYKKLQDSQSKIELQLDFNKAVKFMEEQNYIEAIKSFKKSAAILKTPSYLNIAIAYYRLGDIAQAKEYFLEIFENAENIFDETYAYMSASYYLYQLTSDEKYLEAILATTNNLKSMNEQTKSLLVDTLILLKEYHKALEVLYSMEYENDFKKALLYIKVQDYIQAEVYLEKADAKTLNPEQKQRIIWLKVYRDLKTNNLEKLLEHLLVIEKDKDRFKAHYELPLAIVFNKQKYSSATYLQRVTNFDDTRVSDFVFYFAPFIFSDTQEIIFDTEKGFIYKSQQSLDRLDTMMKYNLQLLEHIKKDPVIRVNELQKMITTDAKSYVFYNLALAYAQIFDFHNAYKYFSKAYMLNPGNKMYAAMTLISAKRIQLDIKEKKYIEANMLSSDGLYNYFGQMIYKLAVNPDLKVKIMEREPVYHDTIFVKSLEFLEAMKQEKAIPKRSRLIRDHQKDPLVYMLNLLIKHDLENEFQYFSRVQDKIPLKFNNNFLQGSLIITDFYIDILKSVGLMSHTNFDMYGVKTPTYLRTQALKELHIGDPKLALDILELLQEKYKMEDKFTMYLQVAAYLQAHMPNEAVLTISLIKGLLKDSGADFLTGVMLINDLKLSNINQYFKYPYEDNLIDFELIGFDNFLESK; encoded by the coding sequence ATGGCAAAATATTTAATATATTTTTTATTTTCTATTACACTTTTTGCAAATACAAATTCAGTTTTGGGTTCTCAGCCTGATATTATATTTGATTATAAAAAACTACAAGATTCCCAATCAAAAATAGAGTTACAGCTTGATTTTAATAAAGCTGTAAAATTTATGGAAGAGCAAAACTATATTGAAGCCATAAAAAGCTTTAAAAAAAGTGCGGCGATACTAAAAACACCATCATATCTAAATATAGCTATTGCTTATTATAGGCTTGGTGATATAGCACAAGCAAAAGAGTATTTTTTAGAGATATTTGAAAATGCAGAAAATATATTTGATGAAACATATGCATATATGAGTGCAAGTTATTATTTGTATCAGCTTACAAGTGATGAAAAATATCTTGAAGCAATCTTAGCAACTACAAATAACCTCAAATCAATGAATGAACAAACAAAATCACTTTTGGTAGATACATTGATTTTATTAAAAGAGTATCATAAGGCACTAGAAGTACTATATAGTATGGAATATGAAAATGATTTTAAAAAGGCACTTTTATATATAAAAGTACAAGATTATATACAAGCTGAAGTTTATTTAGAAAAAGCAGATGCAAAAACACTAAATCCAGAACAAAAACAAAGAATAATATGGCTAAAAGTATATAGAGATTTAAAAACAAACAATTTGGAAAAACTACTTGAACATTTATTAGTAATAGAAAAAGATAAAGATAGATTTAAAGCACATTATGAATTGCCACTTGCAATTGTATTTAATAAACAAAAATATTCAAGTGCAACTTATTTACAAAGGGTTACAAACTTTGATGATACAAGGGTTAGTGATTTTGTATTTTATTTTGCCCCTTTTATATTTTCTGATACTCAAGAGATAATATTTGATACTGAAAAAGGGTTTATTTACAAATCTCAGCAAAGTCTCGATAGACTTGATACTATGATGAAGTACAACTTACAATTACTAGAACATATCAAAAAAGACCCAGTTATAAGAGTAAATGAACTACAAAAGATGATAACAACAGATGCAAAATCATATGTATTTTATAATTTAGCTCTTGCATATGCACAGATTTTTGATTTTCACAATGCATATAAATATTTTTCAAAAGCATATATGCTTAATCCTGGAAATAAAATGTATGCTGCTATGACACTTATTAGTGCAAAAAGAATACAACTTGATATAAAAGAAAAAAAATATATAGAAGCAAATATGCTAAGTAGCGATGGGTTGTATAATTATTTTGGGCAAATGATTTATAAACTTGCAGTAAACCCAGATTTAAAAGTAAAGATTATGGAAAGAGAGCCTGTATATCATGATACTATATTTGTAAAATCTTTAGAATTTTTGGAAGCTATGAAGCAAGAAAAAGCTATACCAAAAAGAAGTAGGCTAATAAGAGATCATCAAAAAGATCCTTTGGTATATATGTTAAATCTTTTGATAAAACATGATTTAGAAAATGAGTTTCAATATTTTTCAAGAGTACAAGATAAAATTCCTTTGAAATTTAATAACAATTTCTTGCAAGGTTCACTTATTATAACTGATTTTTATATTGATATACTAAAAAGTGTGGGGTTGATGTCCCATACAAACTTTGATATGTATGGTGTAAAAACACCAACTTATCTAAGAACTCAAGCTTTAAAAGAGCTTCATATTGGGGATCCTAAATTAGCTCTTGATATACTTGAATTACTTCAAGAAAAATACAAGATGGAAGATAAATTTACAATGTATTTGCAAGTAGCAGCTTATTTACAAGCACATATGCCAAATGAGGCAGTTTTAACTATATCTTTAATAAAAGGGCTTTTAAAAGATAGTGGAGCTGATTTTTTGACAGGAGTTATGCTTATAAATGATTTGAAATTATCTAATATTAATCAATATTTCAAGTATCCTTATGAGGATAATTTGATAGATTTTGAATTAATTGGGTTTGATAATTTCTTAGAAAGTAAATAA
- a CDS encoding flagellar hook-basal body complex protein produces the protein MIGALWTGISGLSSHQKALDNEATNIANVNTVGYKASRISFADQMYQDKIGKGSKVLDAEKLYVQGNLKVTGVSFDMALSGSGFFTVSDTRSSGSSETYYTRAGNFRMGEDGTLQDAAGNKVQGWAMRDVDSDTDVKSTNPNISYFTNDYTKLAASKIIRHNNKIETITAKMTDYTQTAVADSATIFSGAGLKSKSAKITDIEALISDYNAKLTAYQTNPAATSSPSTAQVSYVKFQLDGTASADGDQMYVYINGTKYSQSWEGSQEATLKKLSDQISAIPGFKAEIFAQQNTVTAATAGDTVININGTTLTVPFNGTQIATAADIKSAIEGNVALNKLVNVQVPSTPDGTLIITSKTPGTDITYSISGTGAKVETNDQVIYDGRMKIESLIPGKIFTLGEVAEASGSTTSVGSKISEYETAAIIGTGFGAVKSAQEALLMAVSGVQRDVYTSTDIGLGGSEDGTIGKTANYTYQISIFDPETNANINVPTTPLSITGASTINEIVNAINTPGATGNSLTDYMVAKNVNGTLVIEAKPEFAGYKINGTLAQLTGTAEVQRVELSGPATADGTITFMGQNFSVDDTQSAAVVANNIASNFDIEAWNTANPTKEIASISSDGADVVITYAKTEGNVDLAVVTSATAGITVDDISADVEGGSLTTATTKEKNSSSSGFSGAGAEFIQMINTVDQTASQSSLQLRLDILNISDSAFGEFNVDSSGLITMKQDGAEYAIGQVAIALFNNERGLIPIGDNLVTKSSESGEPVFNINNDKTAKIEARTLELSTADLSESLVNLMVFQRAFEANAKSITTSDEILNTLINLKR, from the coding sequence ATGATTGGCGCACTATGGACAGGAATTTCGGGATTGTCTTCACACCAAAAAGCTTTGGATAATGAAGCAACAAATATTGCCAATGTTAATACAGTAGGATATAAAGCATCAAGAATCTCTTTTGCAGATCAGATGTATCAAGATAAGATAGGAAAAGGTTCAAAAGTACTAGATGCAGAAAAGCTTTATGTTCAAGGTAACTTAAAAGTTACAGGGGTAAGCTTTGATATGGCACTTAGTGGAAGTGGGTTTTTTACTGTAAGCGATACTAGAAGTAGTGGAAGTAGTGAAACATACTATACAAGAGCTGGAAACTTTAGAATGGGTGAAGATGGAACACTACAAGATGCAGCTGGAAACAAAGTGCAAGGGTGGGCTATGAGAGATGTAGATAGTGATACCGATGTAAAAAGTACAAATCCAAATATCTCTTACTTTACTAATGATTATACAAAACTTGCTGCTTCAAAAATAATAAGACATAATAATAAAATAGAAACAATTACAGCAAAAATGACAGATTATACTCAAACTGCTGTAGCGGATAGTGCAACAATTTTTAGTGGTGCTGGATTAAAATCAAAATCTGCTAAGATTACAGATATTGAGGCTTTAATAAGTGACTATAATGCTAAACTTACAGCTTATCAGACAAACCCAGCAGCAACTTCATCGCCATCTACCGCACAGGTTAGTTATGTTAAGTTTCAACTTGATGGAACAGCAAGTGCAGATGGGGATCAAATGTATGTATATATAAATGGTACTAAATATTCTCAAAGTTGGGAAGGCTCTCAAGAAGCAACACTAAAAAAACTTTCAGATCAAATTTCAGCAATTCCAGGATTTAAAGCTGAGATATTTGCACAACAAAATACTGTAACCGCAGCAACTGCAGGAGATACAGTAATCAATATCAATGGTACTACACTTACCGTTCCTTTTAATGGAACACAAATAGCAACTGCTGCTGATATAAAAAGTGCAATTGAAGGTAATGTAGCTTTAAATAAACTTGTAAATGTACAAGTACCATCTACACCTGATGGCACACTAATAATTACATCTAAAACTCCAGGGACGGATATAACATATTCAATTTCAGGGACTGGTGCTAAAGTAGAAACAAATGATCAGGTAATATATGATGGAAGAATGAAAATAGAATCACTGATTCCTGGCAAAATATTTACTCTTGGTGAGGTAGCTGAGGCTTCTGGAAGTACAACATCAGTTGGAAGTAAAATAAGTGAATATGAAACAGCTGCAATTATAGGGACTGGATTTGGTGCAGTTAAAAGTGCTCAAGAAGCGTTACTTATGGCAGTAAGTGGTGTACAAAGAGATGTTTATACATCAACAGATATAGGTCTTGGTGGAAGTGAAGATGGGACAATAGGAAAAACAGCAAATTATACATATCAAATAAGTATATTTGATCCTGAAACTAATGCAAATATCAATGTTCCTACAACTCCACTTAGTATAACAGGTGCATCAACGATTAATGAAATAGTAAATGCTATAAATACTCCAGGGGCCACTGGAAATTCTTTGACAGATTATATGGTAGCAAAAAATGTAAATGGTACACTAGTGATTGAAGCAAAACCTGAATTTGCTGGTTATAAAATCAATGGAACACTTGCTCAACTTACTGGAACGGCTGAAGTTCAAAGAGTAGAATTGTCAGGACCTGCAACTGCAGATGGCACTATAACTTTTATGGGTCAAAATTTCAGTGTAGATGATACTCAAAGTGCTGCAGTTGTTGCTAATAATATAGCATCAAACTTTGATATAGAAGCTTGGAATACTGCAAATCCAACAAAGGAAATTGCAAGTATCTCATCTGATGGAGCTGATGTAGTAATAACTTATGCTAAAACAGAAGGAAATGTAGATTTAGCAGTTGTGACATCAGCTACAGCAGGGATTACTGTAGATGATATTAGTGCAGATGTTGAAGGTGGATCACTGACTACTGCAACAACAAAAGAGAAGAACTCTTCATCTAGTGGATTTAGTGGAGCAGGAGCAGAGTTTATTCAGATGATTAATACTGTGGATCAAACAGCATCACAAAGTAGTTTACAACTTAGACTTGATATATTAAATATTTCTGATAGTGCATTTGGTGAGTTTAATGTGGATAGTTCAGGGCTTATCACTATGAAACAAGATGGTGCAGAGTATGCAATAGGACAAGTGGCTATAGCATTATTTAATAATGAAAGAGGTCTTATTCCAATAGGTGATAACTTGGTAACAAAATCAAGTGAATCTGGTGAGCCTGTATTTAATATAAATAATGATAAAACAGCAAAAATTGAAGCTAGAACACTAGAGCTTAGTACGGCTGACTTATCTGAATCTTTGGTAAATCTTATGGTTTTCCAAAGAGCTTTTGAAGCAAATGCAAAATCTATCACTACAAGTGATGAGATATTAAATACGCTTATTAATTTGAAAAGATAA